Genomic segment of Cytobacillus suaedae:
TGATTATCGTTGTTGCCTTAGGTGGTGTAAGCTCCTTTGCGGTTAGTGATATAAGTTTAAACTATGCAATACGAATTATCCGATTTTTATTTATTCTATCTTCAGGGCTGTTTGGTATTTATGGAATGGCTGCCACGTTTACTTTAGGTCTATTCTATTTGGTATCTATTAAATCATTTGGGGTGCCATATCTTTCGCCGATGTCACCGAGATATAAATCCTCCAATGATACGATCTTTCGTAAAATACTTCAAAATGAAACACTACGGCCAGGTTATGTAAAACCAAAAGATATAGTTAAGAAGGGTACTGAATAGATAATGCAGCAAAAAGATAAAGTTGGGATACGCGAATTTATTGCCATAACCATCATCATAATTGGTGTTAAATTATCAGATGATACACCTGACCTATTATTAGAGGATTTGAAAAGTGCAGCATGGATGGCTCCGTTTCTTTCAGGTTTAATTGCAATCGTTCCAATTGTTCTTTTGATAAAAGTATTAGGAAATTATGAGGGCAAAAATCTTCACGATATAAATGTTCATCTACTCGGGAAATTTGTAGGTGGATTTGTTTCAATTACACTTTTACTATTAGGGTCTGCTGCGATGATTATTGATTCTAGAGGATATGTTAATATCATTAATACATTATACTTTACAAAAACACCCACCCCAATTATTTACCTCTTATTAATGGTAACATGTGCTTATGGAGCAAGAAGGGGAATACAAAATATTGGAAGTGTCGCATGGCTTGTCCTATTTTATATTAAATTTGCCTTAATCATGGCGTTTATCCTTGCTTTACAGGAAGGGCATGTTTATAGTATTTTCCCTTTTTTTGGAGTTGGCATAGAGGGAATTATTAGGGAAAGTGCGTTAAAGGTTTCAATCTATGCAGATATTTTATATCTAGCACTAATTTTCCCTTTTGTTACTACTAAATCTGATTTTAAAAAAGGGGTATGGATTTCGTTACTAATTCTTATTATAGAGGTATCAATTTCAATGATGCTTTATATTTTCATTTTTGATTATGAATCCGTTCAAATGTTAAATTACCCTTTCCATGAAATGATAAGGTATATAAAGCTAGGGACATTCCTGACGAATATTGAAACATTTTTCTTCCCAATCTGGTTATTGGCTACCTTTATCCGCTTTTCTGTTTATCTTTACTTAAATGGGGTTTTATTTGGAGGGATCTTTAAAATCAAAGAATTTGAGTATGTCATACCCTCATTAGCAACAGTCTATTTATTAGCTGGTTTAGCACCAGAGACTGCAACATATACAACTTTTTTTCTTAGAGAGAATTTACTAAATATAACAAGCCCGCTATTTATATCCTTACCAATTCTTCTTTGGATCATGGCAAAGGTAAAAGGGGATTTCAAGAATGAAAAAAAGGGTTAGTTTATTTATTGTTAGTTGTTGCTTATGTTTAACTGGCTGCTTTGACAAAGCAGAAGTCGAGGAAAAAGCTTATGTAATTGCTCTTGGTTTGGACAAAGCAAAAGACGAACATAAAATTAAGGTAAGTTTTCAAATTGCCAACCCTGAGGTAGGTAGTATACAAGCTGCGGGCGGTACTGATGAGCCACCACATGAGATTATAACAGTAACTGTAAATGATTTTATTTCAGCTAGAAGTGTGTTGAATACAGTAATTGCTAAGGAAATTACGTATGACTTATTACGTGTCATAATCATTTCAGAGGAGCTTGCTAAAGAAGAAAATTTTATTCGTTATATCTATGAGGCTGCAAAAGACAGGGAAATTCGAAGAGATGTTTTATTAGCTGTATCAAAGGAAGAGGCAAGTAAATATCTTGAAGAAAATGATCCTAAGCAAGAAACAAGACCTCATAAGTATTATCAATTTATGATAAATCAAGGGATAGATACGGGCTTAATACCAGAGTCAGATTTGCACAGATTCTTTCGGATTACTGAACATGATGCGGACCTTTTCCTAGCTATGTATACAACAACAGAGAGAAGTGAGAATGAAGTAAAAGATAATCAGGACGAGTATCTTGCAGGCCAAATCGATACCAAAGGAAGTACAAATAAGACCCAATTTATAGGGTCTGCCGTATTTAAAGAAGGGAAAATGATTGGAAAATTGAATGGCCGGGATACAAGAATTGCTGTCTTATTAGACGGAACGACTGACCTTAAGGATGTCCTAACAACCTATGAAGATCCACTTACCAAAGGATACCGACTTGCAGTACGTCTAATTAAAAATAAACCAGTAGATGTTCAAGTGAACATTAAGAATTCACCTGCTAAAATAAAAATACATGTCCCTTTAGTTGCTGAAGTACTTTCAGATCCAGGCATGACTAACTATGCGAGAAATGAGGATAAACAGGAAAAATTAAGACAACATATTGAACAAGAAATAGACTCTAATATCAGTGAGTTCATAAAGAAAACGCAAGAGGAATTAGGAGGGTCACCTTTTTCTCTCTCCCTTTATGGAAGAAAACATTTTCTAACTATTCCTGAATTCGTTCAATTTGATTGGATGAAATCATATCCCGACATGGATATTGACGTGAGCGTTGATATTGAGTTTGGTGAATTTGGGAAACAAGCAAAAGTACCATACCTTGAAGAGTTGAGGGATTAATATGAACATCATCTATGGAATAATGGTTTTTGGGATGTTTGCTTACACGGTTGGTTATGGCTTTACATTATGGAAGGATAAAAATAAAAAAGGTGCTTTAGGAGTATTCTGGATAGCTTGTATGATTGCTGTCATACCATTCTTTACATTATATAGGTAATTTTTACTAAGTTGTACCAACTCTGTCACAGACTCAGGTTTAACACTATGTATCTAATGAAAATGTAAGGACACTTACAGTTTTTTACATAGGAGGGTTTGGTATGACGGTTTCTTTAGTTAAGAGTAAGTCAACATATATTTTCCTTTTAGTGGCAGTGCTAATTTTAGCATCAAATCTCTCTTTGATGAACCTTGACTCTTTTAAACCAATAACAGATGCTGTGGCTCTAGCAATCGTATTTGATCTAACAATTTGTTTACCTTTAGCCTTTTACTTTTTTATAGTAAGAAATAGATTTTCACCTGTTACTGTATTACCAGTAATCATTTTGGGATTTTGGTTGGCTTACTTAATTGTCCCTCATGAAAGTTTTCAGTACTTTAGAGAAATGCTCTATGTTATCTACGGGATTGAGGCTTTATTTATAGCGGTAGAACTCTATATTCTATTATTGCTATTAAGGAAAGCAAAAGCCTTTCGAAGAAATTATCTAGTGTATAATCAATCGGAATTACACTTTCCATCAAAACTTAGAAAGTCATTAGTTGACACTTTTGGTAGTGGTAAGATGATTGGAATGCTGGTGACTGATATTTCAGTACTCTACTATGGATTGCTCAATTGGAGAAAAAATGGAAGGATATGCCAGGAGTACAAGCTTTTAGCTACCACAAAAATACTGGATATTTTGGTTTGTTTATAATGCTTGTTCATGCGATGGCTATAGAAGTTATTGCAGTTCATGCATTGATTGCTCAATGGAATATAACAGCAGCGTGGATTGTAACAGCATTAGACCTTTACTTGCTATTTTGCATCATAACAGATTACCACGCAATACGACTATCTCCAGTATTAGTTGATAAAACAACAATGAAGATGCAAATTGGCGTGTTAAGCTCGCTCGAGGTCGAGCTTAACAATATGCAATCAATTGAGTATGTAACCGAATTTAGCAAAGAACAGCGCAACGAGAAAGGTTCGTATTTTGTGACACTCCCTGAGTTTATAGAGGAATCTCCCCAGATAGAAATTCGTTTAAAGGAACCGGTAACAGCACATTATGTATTTGGTATTAAGAAAGAAATTAAAAAAATTTACGTAACAGTTGACGTTCGGAACCAATTTTATGGGTTAATTAACGAACGAGTAGTATCTAATTAACCTAAGAGTAAAGAAGGAAAGTGATCGTCTTTGTCAAATTCCTTCTTATTTATCCAACCTTATATAAGTACTGAGTTGATTGGAGGGGAAGGCACTTGACTCCTGCGGAACGTAGAGGAAAGGTCGAGACCCCACAGACGGAACGTCGAGGAGGCTCGACTTCCTCCCCGATGGGAATTCGCCCTTGAAAAAGCCGGCAGTTGGGCTTTTTCATAATTCCCCGCGGAAAGCAAGTGCCTGGACCGGAAAGCAACGGACAAGATTCCTATTTATAATCCTAATAATATCAATCTAATAAAAAGGCTGTCCCAAAATCATTTTTCAATGACTTTTTGGACAGCCCTCTTTTATTTTCAGTCAATCACATTAGGGAGAATAAGTATTTCTACACGTCTATTTTTCATTCTACCGTCAGCAGTATTGTTCGGTGCTACCGGACTATATTCTCCAAAGCCTTTTGCACTGAAAGACTTATGGTCTAATTTTTCATTCTCAAGTAAAATTTTCATAAAGTTTATGGCCCTCATTACACTAAGATGCCAGTTGTTATCAAATTGACTATTTTTTATAGGGATATTGTCAGTATGACCACTTACGATAATATTCCTTGGCGGATTCATGACTAACAGTTCTGAGATTTCATTTGCTAATTGCTGGTCTGCCGGACGAACAGCCGCACTTCCTGAGTTAAAGAAGGTATCGTTTAAGATTGTGACTAACAGGCCTTCATCAGTAAGCTTTGTCTCAAGGTGTTCTTTTAGATTGTTATCAAGGATATAACCATTAATTTTTTCCTGGAGCTCTTTTAATTCTTTTTTCTCTAATTCCTCATAAGCTTCTTCGTCAATTTCTTCTTGATTCGCATCCTCACCTTGGCTGCCCTCGTCTTCCTCATCACTCGGAATATCCTCAGGACTTTGTTGAACAACACTCGGATACTTCATTACACCCGTACCACCGTTAAAAGCACTGTTCAGTGAATAGGCAATTTGCTTAAACTTAACAACGTCAACCGAGCTTGCTGCAAATAATACAATAAAGAGTGCAAGAAGCAGTGTTAGTAAATCCGCATAGGGAATTAGCCAGGATTCATCTATGTGTTCGTCATGATGTTTATGCTTTTTCTTTCTAGACATCTAGGCTCTCACCCTCTGGCATGATTTTTTGTCGATCTTTGATTGACAGATAAGTAGAAAGTTTTTGTTCAATTGCTCTAGGTGCTTGTCCTTCTAAGACAGATAAGACACCTTCTATCATTACGTATTTAACAGTTACTTCATCTTTTGATTTACGTTTAAGCTTGTTTGCAAATGGATGCCATAATACATACCCTGTAAAAATACCAAGAAGGGTTGCGATGAAGGCTGCGGCAATTGCTTCACCTAATTTTGTTGTATCATCCATGTAACCTAATGCAGCAA
This window contains:
- the motB gene encoding flagellar motor protein MotB — translated: MSRKKKHKHHDEHIDESWLIPYADLLTLLLALFIVLFAASSVDVVKFKQIAYSLNSAFNGGTGVMKYPSVVQQSPEDIPSDEEDEGSQGEDANQEEIDEEAYEELEKKELKELQEKINGYILDNNLKEHLETKLTDEGLLVTILNDTFFNSGSAAVRPADQQLANEISELLVMNPPRNIIVSGHTDNIPIKNSQFDNNWHLSVMRAINFMKILLENEKLDHKSFSAKGFGEYSPVAPNNTADGRMKNRRVEILILPNVID
- a CDS encoding Ger(x)C family spore germination protein; its protein translation is MKKRVSLFIVSCCLCLTGCFDKAEVEEKAYVIALGLDKAKDEHKIKVSFQIANPEVGSIQAAGGTDEPPHEIITVTVNDFISARSVLNTVIAKEITYDLLRVIIISEELAKEENFIRYIYEAAKDREIRRDVLLAVSKEEASKYLEENDPKQETRPHKYYQFMINQGIDTGLIPESDLHRFFRITEHDADLFLAMYTTTERSENEVKDNQDEYLAGQIDTKGSTNKTQFIGSAVFKEGKMIGKLNGRDTRIAVLLDGTTDLKDVLTTYEDPLTKGYRLAVRLIKNKPVDVQVNIKNSPAKIKIHVPLVAEVLSDPGMTNYARNEDKQEKLRQHIEQEIDSNISEFIKKTQEELGGSPFSLSLYGRKHFLTIPEFVQFDWMKSYPDMDIDVSVDIEFGEFGKQAKVPYLEELRD
- a CDS encoding GerAB/ArcD/ProY family transporter is translated as MQQKDKVGIREFIAITIIIIGVKLSDDTPDLLLEDLKSAAWMAPFLSGLIAIVPIVLLIKVLGNYEGKNLHDINVHLLGKFVGGFVSITLLLLGSAAMIIDSRGYVNIINTLYFTKTPTPIIYLLLMVTCAYGARRGIQNIGSVAWLVLFYIKFALIMAFILALQEGHVYSIFPFFGVGIEGIIRESALKVSIYADILYLALIFPFVTTKSDFKKGVWISLLILIIEVSISMMLYIFIFDYESVQMLNYPFHEMIRYIKLGTFLTNIETFFFPIWLLATFIRFSVYLYLNGVLFGGIFKIKEFEYVIPSLATVYLLAGLAPETATYTTFFLRENLLNITSPLFISLPILLWIMAKVKGDFKNEKKG